Genomic window (Nicotiana sylvestris chromosome 7, ASM39365v2, whole genome shotgun sequence):
TAAAATCAAAATATACTCGTACATGTATTTTTCATTATGCCAAAGATGATGCAAAATTATTGAAGAAATTCATTGGGTGGTTgggcaaggagaaaaggaaaggTCGCAAAAAAGCGTAAGTCCCTAAATGTATTTCATTATTTGTTAATTGCTTAAATTCGTGTCCTTAACTTGTAATTTTAAATTTAGGACTAAGTATATTGATATTGAAATTCCTAAAGTTAAGTGTCTTTAACTTCTGTGATTGTAAGTctaagtttaggaccaagtgtccttaacttttcaacgtGGAAttcaaagttcaggaccaagtgtcctaaacttttgaacttgtaagtcaaagttcagtaccatgtgtccttaacttttgaacttgtaattctaagttcaggaccaagtgtcctcaaCTTTTGAAGTTgaaagtctaagttcaggaccatgtgtccttaacatttcatattgaaacttaaacttcaggaccaagtgtcctcaaTTTTTGAAGTTGcacttgttagtctaagttaaaGACAAAGTgtcctgaacttttgaacttgtaagtctaagttcaggaccatgtgtccttaaattttgagcttgaaactcaaacttcagACCAAGTGTCCtcaacttttcaacttgaaactcaaacttcaggaccaagtgtccttaacttttcaacttgaaagtctaagttcaggactaacttctaactttgatattttcaaaattttcaggggACAAACTGATATATATGCTGATGATAATGGTGTGAGAAAGAATCCATACAAATTGTATCAtcaaaaaatcagtagcaaaatgttCTTCCTTGAGCTTTCAGATAGTAGCTTTGTACTTGATGATAATGTTTGATAATTCGCAAggcatttattttctttattcttaatttattattttttaattattttatgactgatggatttattttattttttgccttTTAATGAAGCATTTGGCATTGCCCTATATTATATGAGAAAGAAGGAATGCTACCACCCTCGCGACCATCCTTTTTGTTGCACAACCATATATACTTTTTTATAACTATATGGTGCTTGTGTATAAGGATTTCAATAAAGATGCTGCAGATGAGTTTTGGTGTGGTGATAATCAATTGTTTCTGACACCATATGTGTGGGGTGACAGTCTTAGATGTGGAATTGCTTGGACTGAGGTAGACAAAATTCTTTTTCCATGTCGGCTTCCTTCAGAAGATAATGATGTTGTGACACATTTTTTTGGGGGGGTATTGGACTTGAATGAGAAAAAGATTGATGTGTGCGATACCATATATAGTGAGCCATATGAGGCAGGAATGAATCACATTGAAATGTATGCACGCATGATCCCCCACTTGCTAAAGTTCTCACAGTTTGAGAAACATCACAAGTCTTTTGGAAATGCATTCAACAAATTTGATATTCAGTGGCAAAGATCACCACACCAAACTGGATCGTACGTGTTGTTATTTGTTATATAATTTATATGTACTTTagatttattgtttaattgaCTCCATATATTATATTTTTCTTAGGACTGATTGTCGTGTATTCCTAATCAAGTATGTGGAGTTATTGATGATGGGAAAGGATGCGGAGAAATTCCAACCTGAAGACATAAAAGACTTTAGAAAAGAACATGCAGCAAACCTTTGGGCACATGGAGGGTGGAAAAAATTCTGGTTATGATACACCACCAGAAAATGTTGGCGACGACTATGATAGTGAAAATGAAATTTGTTGTCCGAAGGAGCTGTAGTTTAGTTGTAAAGAAAGTTAGTTGTGGTTGATTTTTTGTATAAAATTGCTATAAAGAATCCATATGAATTCTAAAATATCTTGTAAATTCCTGAAAAGGCACTTTTATTTTGTTTGCATAGCATAATATTTTGTCACATCTATGCAAAATTACAATTTCATAAGTAATATGAAGGCATCATATTATTAATTTCTTTGTTTCTGTCAAGTATTGATTTGTCCATTGAGCTTGTAAGTAttagttcaggaccaagtgtaattgaacttcaaattcaaagttaaggaccaagtgtccttaacttttgcacttgtaagtcaaagttcaggagcatgtatccttaacttttgaacttgaaactgaaatgtcaggaccaagtgtccttaacttttgaacttgaaactcaaacttcaggaccaagtgtccttaacttttgaacttgaaagtctaagttcaggaccatgtgTCCTCAACTTTTGAAATTgaatccttaacttttgaacttggaactcaaacttcaggaccaagtgtccttattTTTTGTACTtggaactataagttaaggaccaagtgtccttaactttttaacttgtaagtcaaagttaaggactacatgtccttaacttttgaacttgaaactcaaagttaaggactgtttgtctttaacttttgaatttgtaaGTCAAAGTTAAAGATAGACagtccttaacgtttgaacttgaaactcaaagttaaggattgtctgtccttaacttttgaacctgtaagtcaaacttaaggactgcatgtccttaacttttgaacctataaatcaaacttaaggactgtctgtccttaacttttggactttaaactcaaaagaaacaaaaagaacgTAAGCAGAAAGAAATTTTAAAAATTCAGACATCTTCTCAAATAAGAATAATCTAAATGAATCCAATTTATAGCAAAAATTTAAAAGAGTCGATAAACATAAGTGGATATATCTACTATTCTCTATGCTTTCTTGAAAATGGATGGACTGCCGGAAAATATATACAAGTTGTTCTATTATGACCAATTCTTCTACAACGACCACATttgaatgttatttttgatgactcGGTAGCTGGAATATGCCTTTTCTTCTGCCTTCTACCTGGTGGCACTTTGAAATCTGGAGGTTTAACAATTGTGACTTAACACTCTCTGGTACAATCCAAGAATCAGTATGTCCTACAGGATGTATTTGTCTTTCATATATTTTCAGCCAAGATTCCTTTAAGTACCAGTGCGAGCAAAACTTGGACTTCTTAATGTTTCTCTTCTCGATAGCTGCAATTGCATGTATGCATGGTAATTCATCAAATTGAAACTGAAAACAATCACATGTTCTTTTGTTTAAGTCCAACAAGAAAGttattccttcttcttcaactctagaacgccatgaatcaacagggaagaccttcaatgttgaaaaattataagttagtacattatgttaaattatattaaaataataacCTAAACATAGAACATAATACTTACATTCAAAGTAAATGTTAAATCtatctttttcttcaatttctccTCTACCCAACAAGAAACATCATAAAACGTTCCTTCTGCTTCATTTCTTTTTTCATAAAACCAACGTTGTAGCTTCACTTGAATGAAATCCATCATTCTTAATATAGGTAGCTCTCTTGCTTCTAATAGGACAGAATTCATTGACTCAACTATGTTTGTTGTGAGCATATCATATCTTCGTCGTGGACTACAAGAACGTGCCCACCTTTCTGGTGGTTCTTCCATCAAGTAGTCATAAGTTTTCTTATCTACTTTTGCTATATCTGACATGTAAAGATCAAATTCTTTGCGCCTGTATACTCTTGCAGCAGTTTGAAAAAGTTTTATGACCTCACTTTTCACTTTCCTTCGCTTTAGGTTCAGCTCCAAATGATAGATATAAATCTCATGGTGGCTTTCAGGATATACCTTTGCGATGGCATATGCAATAGATTGATGCATGtctgataaaaaattaaattctcaTGGCTCCCAATTGCATTGCGAAGCTCACTAATGTACCACTCATAGGAATTATTATTTTCAAATTCTGCTATTCCAAAGGCTAGTGGGAAAATTTGGTTATTTGCATCTTTTGAAACTGAAATCATTAAAACACCATGAAATTTTGACTTCAAAAAAGTAGCATCAACAGCAATCACTGGTCTACAATGATTCCAACCAGATATTGATGATCCATATGCataaaacatataaacaaaccTGAAAATATAGTATAAAACAAGGTTAACAgaagttaaggacaggcagtccttaacttagactaacaaggtcAAAAGTTAAGGACCGGTGTCCTGAACTTCAGGTTACAAggccaaaagttaaggacaagtagtcctaAAGTTATACTAACAaggtcaaaagttaaggacagacagtccttaacttagagttacaagttataaagttaaggacatgcagtccttaacttagagttagaagttataaagttaaggacatgcagtccttaactttgagtttaaagttcaaaagttaaggacatggagtccttaacttagactaaCAAAATCAAAAGTTAAGGTCATAATGTCCTTAATTTTATAACTTGCAAttctaagttaaggactaagtgtccttaactttttgaCTGCACACATGAAAGTTAAGGAAAACacgtccttaactttttaactggTTAAAGACAACATGTCTAAAGTTTATAAAACAGACTAATAAATTCTTTTTTGATGGTTTACCTGTTGATGTCGTCTATCTTTATGTTAGTATATGTTCCCGGGTTTTTACTTCTCATCATATACAAGTATGAGGACAATAATTCATAATTCTCTTCAGGAGTTACTCTTATTAAAGCGGAAGCACATTAAATAGCACGCCACGCCTTGTGATACCCAATGTCTAGTCCATGCAATTTTTGCATTTCTGCCATGACAAAAACTGGTGTAACTTCAAACCTTGGGTCTCGAAGATTGTCGATAGTGTAACCACTAATCAACTTTGAAGTTACATGCCTTTGATCAGCTTTCATAGTGTTAATAGAGCAGTCATGATTTTTCTCAATCTTTACTATCTTGAACAGTGTTAAATCTTTAATTCTGAAAGCACGCACACACCACCCACACCTATCATCATTGCATTTCAACGAATATCTTGTTGAGCTTGATCTAACAACCTTGAATTCAAAATGTCCTTTAATTGCTATATTCGAAAAACAGTTAattaaactcttctttttgtcaaATATTGATCCCACTTTTATTTCATCCAACGAAGCATTTTCTCTTAATATCGTAGTTgggattctttttttttcaaatttgacCTTCGTCTAGTTAGTTGAATAGAGGTTTTTTCAGCAACTTCTTCGATTACCGGTGCACTCTCTAAGACTTGAATACCCAAAGTTTGTTCGTTGTCAATCTCTATAATGTTTTGTCCTTCTACTTAAATAGAATCAATGTTTGAAGCACCTCTTCAGTTATTGGTTGAGCTTCAACCATATATATTTCCATTATGTGTTggcatttgttttgattgtcatgttgagtttCTCTGTTGACATCTTCAAAGGTTCTTGTTGATCCAAAAACTCTTTCCGAAATATCAACAATGAAACGACAACCCTTGAAGAGTGAATGACTTTTTAGTAACTCCATACATGTGTGAAGATCTAAATCTTTGGATATAAGCATTCCCTTGTTTGTTCCAaggttgatatcaaaccatatcacTGCTTCAAACTTGTCTTTATCCAATTCAATAACTTCAAAGATTTGTTTAATGAAATCTTCAAACCGAATTGCCTCAGGTACTATAACAAGCTTTGTTTGATGATCAAGATACTTATAGTCTTCAGTCCATCTACCATTAAAAGCAACTATAATGCATATTGTTTCCATCCTGCAAGTCAAGAGAATGGGAAACTCAGAACATATATTATAGAGCAATCCTTGTATAATTAAAAACAGGTATTGTAAGTTCAAGaccaagttaaggaccaagtgtccttaacttttgaatttggaattcaaagttaaggaccaagtgtccttaactttttaacttggaactcaaagttcaggaccaagtctccttaacttttgaacttgtaaataaaagttcaggaccaagtgtccttaacttttgaagttaaaattcaaagttaaagaccaagtgtccttaacttttgaacttgaaacttgaagttaaggactgcatgtccttaactttttaacttgtaactctaagttaaggaccaaatgtccttaatTTTGGAACATGtaagtcaaagttcaggaccaagtgtccttaacttttcaacttgaaactcaaacttcaggagtaaatatccttaacttttcaacttgaaactcaaacttcaagaccaagtgtccttaactttttcaaaataatttgCAAAACTATGACAGTATGTCCTTAATATTCAGAAGAACAGCAAAAAGGTTAAGGAcattgtgtccttaactttttcaattcaatttGCAAAATCGGGACACTATGTCCTTAATATTAGTAACAACGGTCATGTTAAGGACACCAAATCCTTAACATTATGTGCTCAATTTTTATAGAATTATCACAGGACGCGATGTCCTTAACCTTATCAAtccagaaattcaaaaaaaaaaaatcaaattcctagtaacgaaataaaaatcaatagaaataCACAAAAGCCTAACTTACTATAAATTTATGTTGATTTTGAGACGAGAAAGTTGAATTCTATAGTTTCAAATCGGAAGAGAAGCTTCTGCAATTCTAGAGTTTGAAATTCGACGATCACAGTCTggtgctgctgctgctgatcgtCTAGTCAGGTAAAATTTAATAAAAGCGTAGGTATAAGTTatagcagaagggtattttcgtccagtCAGGTAAAAGTTTATTAAACCAGTGGTTACAGACTAATTACATTTAAAACACTGGCTTTAAAGTAAAGACATGTGCTCTTAATGGTTATTTGTGTACATCGCCCTACATTTGTAAGCCAATAACCTATAAACCGAACCTTAAGCGTAAATATCCGGCCAATCTGCCAATAAGTAGCCCTATAAGTGATTAAGGGTTATTTAATGAAAAAGGCAGGCGACAACCCGTAATGTTTCCCGAAGTTTATTGCCTAGTGGTACCGGTAAAAATCTCTTACTCAATAAGTGTGAATTTAATTTTTATCGTTCCCAGTTTTCCTTCTCCTTCCTTTATCCTTTATCTAATAGAAATCCTTTCTAAAACAAAGGGAAAATATCTTAAATAGTATATGTAtaatagcttttatatatataattagagtattatatatatatatatatatatatatatatatatatatatatatggttgtGCAGTCAAATAGGTTAAAAGCCATGTCTTCCTTCGAAGGGGAAGGGGAGCCTTGAAGTAACGTTAAAATTATCTCCGTATGActtataggtcacgggttcgagatGGAAAGCAAACAATAATGTTTGCGTAGGGTAGGCTATCTACATCACATTCTTTGGGGTGCAGTCTTTCCCCAAACCCTACATAAATATGAGATGCTTTATGCACCGTGCTGCTCGCGATTCTTCGTTCCTGTTTCTTCCTGGCCAAACATAATAGGCATACACTCAAAAGTTGACCAGAACCTAATCACCATAAAGAAGAAGGCACATAAATGGCTTCAATCACCATCTCACACTACATAGATCGATACAGCATGTTTGGTGCCATATATATAAAACCCAACATCAATTTACTAATTAAGTGATGTAAGCAATGTCATGCATTTAAATATATTCTTAATTAATTAACG
Coding sequences:
- the LOC138872761 gene encoding uncharacterized protein, with the protein product METICIIVAFNGRWTEDYKYLDHQTKLVIVPEAIRFEDFIKQIFEVIELDKDKFEAVIWFDINLGTNKGMLISKDLDLHTCMELLKSHSLFKGCRFIVDISERVFGSTRTFEDVNRETQHDNQNKCQHIMEIYMVEAQPITEEVVRSSSTRYSLKCNDDRCGWCVRAFRIKDLTLFKIVKIEKNHDCSINTMKADQRHVTSKLISGYTIDNLRDPRFEVTPVFVMAEMQKLHGLDIGFVYMFYAYGSSISGWNHCRPVIAVDATFLKSKFHGVLMISVSKDANNQIFPLAFGIAEFENNNSYEWYINMHQSIAYAIAKVYPESHHEIYIYHLELNLKRRKVKSEVIKLFQTAARVYRRKEFDLYMSDIAKVDKKTYDYLMEEPPERWARSCSPRRRYDMLTTNIVESMNSVLLEARELPILRMMDFIQVKLQRWFYEKRNEAEGTFYDVSCWVEEKLKKKIDLTFTLNVFPVDSWRSRVEEEGITFLLDLNKRTCDCFQFQFDELPCIHAIAAIEKRNIKKSKFCSHCSITLGPELILTSSMDKSILDRNKEINNMMPSYYL